In Aestuariibaculum lutulentum, one DNA window encodes the following:
- the scpA gene encoding methylmalonyl-CoA mutase: MSRKNLQHINIKSVNQNPKSEYQIFETAEGIAVNSNYSKDDIEDLEHLNFAAGITPNLRGPYTTMYVKKPWTIRQYAGFSTAEDSNAFYKRNLAAGQKGLSVAFDLATHRGYDSDHDRVVGDIGKAGVAIDTVEDMKRLFDDIPLEKMSVSMTMNGAVLPIMAFYIVAAEEQGAKQNQLSGTIQNDILKEFMVRNTYIYPPEPSMKIISDIFEYTSKHLPKFNSISISGYHIQEAGGTADIELAYTLADGLEYIKTGLAAGLNIDDFAPRLSFFWGIGMNHFMEIAKMRAARMLWAKLIKPFNPKNEKSLNLRTHCQTSGWSLTEQDPFNNIARTTIEAAAAVFGGTQSLHTNALDEAIALPTDFSARIARNTQIFLQEETKITKTVDPWAGSFYIEKLTNDIAEKAWTLIQEIENLGGMTKAIEAGIPKIRIEEAAARKQARIDSNQDIIIGVNKYRLKQEAPISTLEVDNQTVRNAQIERLNIIKATRNSEKVNKTLSNLTDCARTGQGNLLALAIEAARERATLGEITTALETVFGRHKAQIKSFSGVYSKEIKNDDTFKTAKELSDVFAKQDGRRPRIMIAKMGQDGHDRGAKVVATAYADLGFDVDIAPLFQTPQEVAKQAVENDVHILGVSSLAAGHKTLVPQVIEELKNYGREDIMVIVGGVIPKQDYQFLFDSGVVAVFGPGTKISEAAIKILEILID; encoded by the coding sequence ATGTCTAGAAAAAATCTTCAACATATCAACATTAAATCAGTAAACCAAAATCCAAAGTCCGAATATCAAATATTTGAGACTGCAGAAGGGATTGCTGTAAATTCAAATTATTCAAAAGATGATATTGAAGATTTAGAACATCTGAATTTTGCTGCTGGCATCACCCCTAACCTACGTGGTCCATATACCACCATGTATGTTAAAAAACCATGGACTATTCGGCAATATGCAGGTTTTTCAACGGCTGAAGACAGCAATGCGTTTTACAAACGTAACTTAGCTGCCGGACAAAAAGGATTATCGGTCGCCTTCGATTTAGCAACCCACCGTGGTTACGATTCCGATCACGATCGTGTGGTTGGCGATATAGGTAAAGCAGGCGTCGCTATAGACACTGTTGAAGACATGAAACGCTTATTCGATGACATTCCACTCGAAAAAATGAGTGTTTCCATGACCATGAACGGTGCTGTATTACCCATTATGGCGTTCTATATTGTGGCCGCCGAAGAACAAGGTGCTAAACAAAATCAGCTATCCGGAACCATTCAAAATGATATTCTAAAAGAGTTTATGGTACGTAACACCTACATTTACCCTCCAGAACCTTCGATGAAAATCATTTCGGATATTTTTGAATACACCAGTAAACATTTACCGAAATTCAATAGTATCAGCATTTCCGGATATCATATTCAGGAAGCTGGAGGAACTGCCGATATTGAACTAGCCTACACGCTTGCCGATGGTTTAGAGTACATCAAAACAGGATTGGCTGCCGGCTTAAATATCGATGATTTTGCACCGCGCCTCTCCTTTTTCTGGGGAATTGGCATGAATCATTTTATGGAAATTGCCAAAATGCGTGCTGCACGTATGCTTTGGGCTAAACTGATAAAACCCTTCAATCCTAAAAATGAAAAGTCTTTAAATTTAAGAACACACTGCCAAACCAGCGGCTGGAGTTTAACCGAACAAGACCCGTTCAACAATATTGCACGAACCACTATTGAAGCTGCTGCAGCGGTTTTTGGTGGCACACAAAGTTTACATACTAATGCTTTGGACGAAGCCATTGCCCTTCCAACCGATTTCTCAGCTCGAATTGCACGAAACACTCAAATATTTCTGCAAGAAGAAACCAAAATCACCAAAACAGTCGATCCATGGGCGGGTAGTTTTTACATTGAAAAACTCACCAACGATATCGCAGAGAAAGCATGGACTTTAATTCAAGAAATTGAAAATTTAGGTGGTATGACCAAAGCTATTGAAGCCGGTATTCCTAAAATACGAATTGAAGAAGCTGCGGCCAGAAAACAAGCGCGAATAGATTCTAACCAGGATATTATTATTGGTGTAAACAAGTACAGATTAAAGCAGGAAGCCCCTATTTCAACACTTGAAGTAGATAATCAAACGGTTAGAAATGCACAGATCGAACGTTTAAACATTATTAAGGCTACAAGGAATTCAGAAAAAGTTAATAAAACACTTTCAAATTTAACCGATTGCGCTCGAACAGGACAAGGAAATTTATTAGCTTTAGCTATTGAAGCCGCCCGTGAGCGTGCTACTTTAGGTGAAATAACGACCGCTTTAGAAACTGTTTTTGGCAGACATAAAGCTCAGATAAAATCTTTTTCAGGGGTGTACAGTAAAGAAATTAAAAACGACGACACATTTAAAACAGCAAAAGAGCTTTCCGATGTTTTTGCAAAACAGGATGGTAGACGCCCTCGAATTATGATTGCAAAAATGGGCCAGGACGGGCATGATCGTGGGGCTAAAGTTGTCGCTACTGCCTATGCCGATTTAGGCTTCGATGTCGATATCGCCCCCCTGTTTCAAACGCCTCAGGAAGTGGCAAAGCAAGCCGTTGAAAATGACGTACATATTCTCGGTGTTTCATCTTTAGCTGCCGGACATAAAACATTAGTCCCACAAGTTATTGAAGAATTGAAAAACTATGGCCGTGAGGATATTATGGTAATTGTTGGCGGTGTCATTCCTAAACAAGACTATCAATTTTTATTCGATTCTGGTGTGGTCGCTGTTTTTGGACCAGGCACAAAAATAAGTGAAGCTGCCATAAAAATTTTAGAAATTTTAATCGACTAA
- a CDS encoding FtsB family cell division protein — protein sequence MAFFKHKIFKPFKNIFVLIITLFVVWMLFFDANSWLIHNELNSDINDLEAEKEYYLKEIEKDKKALKKLSTEEGIEKFAREEYYMKRDSEEIYIIEYEDSIKTKSND from the coding sequence ATGGCCTTTTTTAAGCATAAAATATTTAAACCCTTTAAAAACATATTCGTTCTCATCATCACACTTTTTGTAGTTTGGATGCTGTTTTTCGATGCCAATTCATGGCTTATACACAATGAATTAAATTCAGACATCAATGATTTAGAAGCCGAAAAAGAATACTATTTAAAAGAAATAGAAAAAGATAAAAAAGCACTTAAAAAACTTAGTACCGAAGAAGGTATAGAAAAATTTGCACGCGAAGAATATTACATGAAACGCGACAGCGAAGAAATTTATATTATCGAGTACGAAGACAGCATTAAAACAAAATCTAATGACTAA
- a CDS encoding c-type cytochrome: MKFILLSLVIAASSITINLQQTTPLEESIKRGSEIYADFCMNCHLPNGEGVKNVYPPLAKSDFLIKNQEVSIRAVKYGTNGELKVNGIVYKNVMAPLGLSDSEVADVMNYINNSWGNKNKKMITKEVVEKIKK, translated from the coding sequence ATGAAATTCATCCTACTAAGTCTAGTTATTGCAGCGTCATCTATTACCATAAATTTACAACAAACTACACCCCTAGAAGAAAGCATTAAACGAGGTAGTGAAATCTACGCTGATTTTTGTATGAACTGCCATTTGCCAAATGGTGAAGGTGTAAAAAATGTGTATCCACCTTTAGCAAAATCAGATTTTCTGATTAAAAATCAAGAAGTCAGTATAAGAGCTGTTAAATATGGTACAAACGGAGAATTAAAAGTCAATGGTATCGTCTATAAAAATGTCATGGCACCATTAGGCTTATCGGATTCCGAGGTTGCCGATGTTATGAACTATATAAACAATTCATGGGGTAACAAGAATAAAAAAATGATAACCAAGGAAGTAGTAGAGAAAATCAAAAAATAA
- a CDS encoding PQQ-dependent sugar dehydrogenase: MKPIYTLVTLFIVYTSCAQQVESEIKAESPEHISYTTELVVPDLNIAWGMAFLPDGSMLITEKAGELIHFKNGTKTTIDGLPEIYVRGQGGFMDIKLHPDYINNGWIYFSYASSEGEGEGGNTAIMRAKINETSLSNQQQLYKAVPNTTKGQHFGSRIEFDNEGYLYFSAGERGQRDVNPQDITRDGGKIYRLNDDGSIPSDNPFVNTPGAKTAIYSYGHRNPQGMTKHPETGDIWTHEHGPQGGDEINIIGKGKNYGWPVISYGINYSGTTFTDITEKEGMEQPLFYWVPSIAPSGMTFVNSDKYPNWQGNLLVGSLKFQYLERLILENNKVIKREKLFESIGRVRDVRQAPDGYIYLSVEGKGIYKIIPTN; the protein is encoded by the coding sequence ATGAAACCAATTTACACATTAGTAACCCTTTTTATAGTTTATACTTCCTGCGCCCAGCAGGTAGAATCTGAAATTAAAGCAGAATCACCAGAGCATATTAGCTATACAACCGAACTTGTAGTTCCCGATTTAAATATCGCATGGGGCATGGCATTTCTACCAGATGGAAGCATGCTTATAACCGAAAAGGCCGGTGAGCTAATTCATTTTAAAAATGGCACCAAAACCACTATCGATGGTCTACCTGAAATTTATGTGCGTGGACAGGGTGGATTTATGGATATTAAGTTGCATCCTGATTATATAAATAACGGTTGGATTTACTTTTCGTATGCATCTTCTGAAGGTGAAGGCGAAGGTGGAAACACAGCTATTATGAGAGCTAAAATAAACGAAACCTCGCTTTCAAATCAGCAACAACTTTACAAAGCTGTTCCAAACACTACCAAAGGGCAACATTTTGGTTCACGAATTGAATTTGATAATGAAGGCTATCTTTACTTCTCTGCTGGCGAACGCGGACAACGTGATGTAAATCCACAGGATATCACCAGAGATGGTGGCAAAATTTACAGATTAAATGATGATGGAAGTATTCCTTCGGATAATCCTTTTGTAAATACGCCTGGCGCCAAAACTGCCATTTACAGTTACGGACATAGAAACCCTCAAGGTATGACCAAACATCCAGAAACTGGAGATATCTGGACCCATGAACATGGCCCACAGGGAGGTGATGAAATCAATATTATTGGAAAAGGCAAAAATTATGGATGGCCTGTAATATCTTACGGCATCAATTATAGCGGTACCACATTTACAGACATCACAGAAAAAGAAGGTATGGAACAACCGCTTTTTTACTGGGTTCCTTCAATTGCTCCTAGCGGAATGACGTTTGTAAATTCAGATAAATACCCAAACTGGCAAGGCAACTTACTTGTCGGTTCTTTAAAATTTCAATATTTAGAGCGTTTGATTCTTGAAAACAACAAAGTTATTAAACGTGAAAAATTATTCGAATCTATTGGTCGTGTTAGAGATGTACGTCAAGCCCCTGATGGTTATATCTATCTTAGCGTAGAAGGCAAAGGCATCTATAAAATTATTCCAACAAACTAA
- a CDS encoding methylmalonyl-CoA mutase subunit beta gives MTKGLFSEFDDVSTKQWKQKIQFELNGADYQTLVWHSNEDISVKPFYNADDLKDISQTSNTQATAWRICDTVFVYDAEKANKKALKSIHQGAESIKFIIPNHDISIDALLTDIDSEKVLLHFELHFFNSNFVKQLFNAVSDKKSFIHTDIIGKLAKTGNWFNNMNSDIDQFKSIAKQTNSFSINATLYQNAGANMVQQLAYALAHANEYLNILDEELTSESKQQTKVIFNIAVGSNYFFEIAKLRALRLLWETLASEYQVNSECHILATPSKRNKTVYDYNTNIIRSTTECMSSILGGANTICNLPYDSVFHKSNSFSERIARNQLLILKHESYFDKVNNPADGAYYMESLTNQLAEKALALFKDIEVNGGFLKQLKVGTIQRKIKESAQKEQEQFDNNKDILVGSNKYPNPEDKMKKELELYPFVKTHYRKTLIEPIIEKRLAESLEQKRLNNEN, from the coding sequence ATGACTAAAGGACTATTTAGCGAATTTGATGACGTTTCTACCAAACAATGGAAACAAAAAATTCAATTCGAGCTAAATGGCGCGGATTATCAAACTCTTGTCTGGCATTCAAACGAAGATATTTCGGTAAAACCATTTTACAATGCCGATGATTTAAAAGATATTTCCCAAACTTCAAACACGCAAGCAACCGCATGGCGCATTTGTGATACAGTCTTTGTTTACGACGCTGAAAAAGCCAACAAAAAAGCCTTAAAATCAATACATCAGGGTGCTGAAAGCATTAAATTTATCATCCCTAATCACGATATTTCCATTGATGCTTTACTAACCGATATAGACTCCGAAAAAGTCCTTTTGCATTTTGAATTGCATTTTTTTAATTCCAATTTTGTAAAACAACTTTTTAATGCCGTTTCAGATAAAAAAAGTTTCATTCATACCGATATTATTGGAAAACTGGCCAAAACAGGCAATTGGTTTAACAATATGAATTCAGATATAGACCAATTTAAGTCTATAGCTAAGCAAACCAATTCCTTTAGCATTAATGCTACACTTTATCAAAATGCTGGAGCCAATATGGTACAGCAATTGGCTTACGCCTTGGCACATGCCAATGAATACTTAAACATACTTGATGAAGAATTAACTTCGGAATCTAAACAACAAACCAAAGTTATCTTTAATATCGCCGTTGGAAGCAATTACTTTTTTGAAATTGCAAAACTCCGCGCTTTACGCTTACTTTGGGAGACATTAGCTTCAGAATACCAGGTAAATTCGGAATGTCATATTTTGGCAACACCCTCTAAACGCAACAAAACCGTTTACGATTATAACACCAACATTATACGTTCTACCACTGAGTGTATGAGTAGCATTCTTGGTGGAGCTAACACCATTTGTAATCTACCTTACGATTCCGTTTTTCATAAATCCAATAGTTTCAGCGAACGCATTGCTAGAAATCAATTGCTCATTTTAAAACACGAAAGTTATTTCGACAAAGTCAACAATCCTGCTGATGGTGCGTATTACATGGAGTCTTTAACCAATCAATTAGCAGAAAAAGCTTTGGCTCTTTTCAAAGACATTGAAGTAAATGGCGGTTTTTTAAAACAGTTGAAAGTTGGAACCATTCAACGAAAAATAAAAGAAAGTGCTCAAAAAGAGCAAGAACAATTTGATAATAACAAAGATATTCTGGTTGGGTCTAATAAATATCCTAACCCGGAAGACAAAATGAAAAAGGAACTGGAATTATATCCGTTTGTTAAAACCCATTACAGGAAAACTTTAATCGAACCCATTATAGAAAAACGATTAGCAGAATCTTTAGAACAAAAACGCTTAAACAATGAAAATTAA
- the udk gene encoding uridine kinase translates to MLIIGIAGGTGCGKTTVVNQILNELPEGEIGVISQDSYYQDTTHLSYEERVKINFDHPRSIDFDLLESHLKDLKDDKPIHQPVYSFVKHNRTGDTVLTHPRKVMIVEGILILTSPEIRNMCDIKIFVHADSDERLIRRLKRDISERGRDLDEVLSRYQTTLKPMHDQFIEPMKEFADIIIPNNKYNTVAVDIVRTIINNRL, encoded by the coding sequence ATGCTTATTATAGGAATTGCAGGTGGTACAGGCTGTGGTAAAACCACGGTAGTAAACCAAATACTTAACGAGCTTCCGGAAGGAGAAATAGGTGTAATTTCTCAGGACTCATATTATCAGGACACGACGCATTTAAGCTATGAAGAGCGTGTTAAAATAAATTTCGATCATCCAAGATCGATAGATTTCGACCTTTTAGAAAGCCACCTTAAGGATCTAAAAGACGATAAACCAATACACCAGCCTGTATATTCTTTTGTTAAACATAACCGCACGGGAGATACTGTTTTAACCCACCCAAGAAAGGTTATGATTGTTGAGGGTATTTTAATATTAACCAGTCCCGAAATTCGAAACATGTGCGATATTAAAATATTTGTTCATGCCGATTCAGACGAACGTTTAATACGTCGTTTAAAACGTGATATTTCAGAAAGAGGCCGTGATTTAGATGAAGTTTTAAGTCGTTACCAAACCACCTTAAAACCTATGCACGATCAGTTTATAGAGCCCATGAAAGAATTTGCAGATATCATCATCCCAAATAACAAATACAATACTGTTGCCGTAGATATTGTGCGCACCATTATTAACAACCGACTTTAA